A stretch of DNA from Planococcus antarcticus DSM 14505:
CGTTGTAGTTCCTTGGAATCGCCAAACCTTCCAGTTTACCGGCAAACATACGTCACTACCGGTAAATGGAATGGTGAAAATCGGCAGTCAGCGTTTTGAGTTTGAGAAACTAGGCAGTTTTGCCGTATTAGATTACGGGCGGGGAGTTTGGCCGAGGGAATCTCTTCGGAATTGGGGAATGGCTTCCCAGCGTTCACTTGGCAAAGTGATTGGCTTGAATTTGGGTGGTAAATGGACCGACGGCACCGGAATGACGGAAAATGCTTTTTTTGTCAATGGCAAGATGACAAAAATCCATGAGGATATTTTGTTTCATTACGATAGGGAAGACTATAAAAAACCCTGGTTAATTCATAGTAAATTCTCTGATGATGTCAGACTGACATTCTCTCCATTTTTTGAACGTGTATCTAAAACCGATGCACGACTCGTTAAATCAGAAGTTCATCAACTTTTCGGTTATTATAATGGCTATGTTCGCTACTCCGATGGTAAAAAACTGAAAATCACAAGGCTTCTCGGTTCTATCGAGGAGAATTATGCAAAATGGTAATATGAAAAAGACGAATTGGGGAAATCCAATTCGTCTTTTTTGAACTTTCAATTTGCGCAAAGATATTCCGTACCCCAGTTCCGCTTTTGTGGTCATAGGATGTGGATCATGCAGCTGTCTAGACAGGAAGCCGCGGAAGTCTACACTAGTTTACTCCATATCCTATTAGTTTGGAGTTCAAGAATTCTTAGAAAAAAATAGAATGCAGCGAAAAAAACATAAGTTCGCTTCTATCTCACTAAATTTCTTAGCGCTTGGCGATGAGCTTGCGCAGGAACAATCACCTTTGCTCCAACCTAAACGGCTAAAGCAGGTGTGTAAAAAATTTTTTAATTCACCTCATGCAGATACTTGTTCACCCGAAATGTGCCAGCATCTTTTCAGGATGATCCGTAAAGATTCCATGGATCCCAATTTTTTGAAGTTCTTCAGCGTAATTTACATCATTTACAGTATAAACATAGATAATAGCACCTTTTCGCAATGCATCAGTGGTCATTCTTCTAAAAGCTGATGGCAAGGAAACATGGATTCGTTTTGTCCCAATGACACGTGCGTAATCATAGACATCCACTAGCACCTCAAATGTCAGGATGGCGTTTTCCACTTTTTTTCCTTGTACCACTGACTGAATGTCTTCGTGATTAAAGGAAGAAATCAGCACACGATCCATAAATCCGCGCTCGGCAGCTAAATCGATCACTTTATCGACTAAGCCGTCATAAGGGAAGACATCGCTCTTCAATTCGATATTCAGCCTGTGATTGGTTTCTTCAAAAACATCAAATACTTCATCCAGTGTCGGAATCTTTTCCTGGCTCCATTCCTCGGAACGCCAGGACCCGCAATCCAACTCTTTCAATTCTTTTAACGTCAACTCTTTCACGTATCCTTTGCCGTTTGTCGTGCGGTTGACTTTTTCGTCGTGAATAACAACAATTTCGCCGTCTTTAGTTAAATGCACATCAATTTCGACTCCTGTGATCGGCAATTCAGCCGCTGCACGAAAGGCAGCTAATGTATTTTCCGGATAGGCGCCTGAGCAACCTCTATGCGCGTAAATCTTCACAAAATCCCTCCTATATGTCTGTCCGTATTTCCCATAACTCTGGGAAAAAGTATTGGTCAAGAACTTTTTTTAAATAATTGACTCCTGACGAGCCTCCGGTTCCTTGCTTAAATCCTATCACACGCTCCACAGTCTTCATATGACGGAAACGCCATTGCTGTAGCCAGTCTTCGATGTCCACTAACTTCTCTGCCAGTTGGTATAATTCCCAATGCGTATCCACATCGCGATAAACCGTCTTCCAGGCATCGCGAACACTTTCGTTGGATTCGTAGACCATGCTGACATCCCGCTCTAATACTTCGGCGTCGACGGCAAATCCGCTTCTGGCCAACTTTTGAATCGCTGCGTCATAGAGACCCGGTGCGTTAAACGCTTTTTCAAGCTGTGTATGAAGCTCTGCGTCTTTTTCATAGATTTTCAGCACATGCTTGGTTTTGTAGCCAAGGGCGAATTCAATCATGCGGTACTGATAGGACTGGAAACCGCTGGCATTGCCTAAATCATCACGAAACTCCATGTATTCAGCCGGAGTCAATGTAGACAGAACGTCCCATCCTTGGATAATCTGGGATTGAATCCGTGACACCCGTGCCAATTGCTTGAACGCCTGCTGCAGATCGTCTTTATGGATATTGTCGATGGCTGCCCGCAGTTCATGCAAAATCAGCTTCATCCACAACTCTGATACTTGGTGGATGATAATAAATAAGGTTTCATCATGATGCCCACTGACTCCGTCTTGTGCCGTCAATAGCTTGTCCAGATGAAGATAGTCTCCGTAGGTCATGCTTTCCTTAAAATCTGTGCGGATGTTCTTTTCGGCTGCCGCTGCGGTATTTTGCCCGTTTTGGTAGTTGTTCATCAAAGTCGCTCCGTTCGTTCTCGGCTTTGGCTCTGCTGCTCTCAGTTGGTACCTCTTCTGCAAGTGGTTCGAGTAAATCTTGAAAATTCGAGATTATAAACAGTATAAGCTAAATGAAAGGATGAAGTTGTGGAAGTTGAACTAAAGAAGTATCCTATTAAAAACCGCTTCGGTCGCTTTGGGCATGGCTCTCGCCGCGCCTCCGCTAAGATAATCTCTCGATATGGAGCGAAACAGCGAAGACTCCTATGAGAGCAGCGTAAGCGACACGGAAAGGAGCATTCGGCGCAAGCTCTTAGCAGCTGATTTGCGGAACATTAACAGGTCCGAATCATTCGTTCAACTTATACACTATCAACTTTCCAGGTGTGGACAACGAGATTGAAATTAACTACGAGGAAAATCGAGACAAAGTGGAAGCAGCGTACAAAAACGAAAAGATGAAAACCAATCTGGCTGGAAACGATGCCATGGCTGAAATTGAAGGTGGACTCAGCCAAATGGAATTGACACCCAAAACAGCTGATGAAGAAGTCATTACGCAAGTCATTGAAGCTTTTGGCATCGAGGAGGGCTTTACTGAAATTGAAGTCGAAGTCACCTATCCCGATGGTGTAAAAAAAGAATACAAGCAAATCAGTAACTGATTTACTTAAAGATCAGTTGCCGAGTGCCACAAAAAACCATTCGCTTATGCGGATGGTTTTTTATTACACTGTTCTATGTTTCCAATAGGAAATGGTCTGTATTCTTTGAAACCCAGATTTCTCATAGACATAAAGCGCATCGTTATCCGTTTCGACATCCAGTAGAACTTCCGTAAGTCCGCGTTGAAACGCGAACTGCCGACACCATTTCAAGAACTGTTTGCCATAACCATGCCCCTGTTGATCAGGATGAACGGCAAATGCAGTCACCCATAAGACACTCTCTTCGGTCACCAGCGTTGCAGTGGCGATCAGCTGATGGCCTTTCTGAAGCAGCCAAATTTCCCTTTCCGGATCTATCATATTATGCTCCATAATCGGTATAATTGTGTCATCGAATCCTGCAGACAGTAAAGCCCTCAGCTCTTCAGCTTCTCCCGCATACGGAACAACCTCCACCCCTTCAGGCAAGCAATTGTCTGGTAGCGGCTCCGCGGAAAGGAGGATTTCATTGAATTCTGGCTGATACCCGTTGCTTTCCATAAACGCGGCAATTTCCGCATCTCCTGCGAAAGCCGCCAACTCACTCTCCGCCTGGCGCTGTGCCAAGGCATGAGACACACCGTCTGCCAGAGCCGTCCCAAGTGAAAGCCTTCGGTAATTCGGATGGACAAACAGCGACCATTCATAATGATGCAGCCCCACCATATCTGCTACTGCGGCAAAGCCGATCAATTCCTCCTGACTGGTATAGGCAATCACGGCAAAGCCTCTTGAATCGGCCGCTCTCCACAAGGAAGGGTGAAGGACCGTTCTCTGCTCAGCTGGTAATTCTTTCAACAACGTCGTCATATCACTGGCTGTTTGTTCATCTACCGGAAATGAAACGATTGATAACGATAAATCCATCTTACGACCTCCTAAAGATTTAAATTCCGCTAAAGCGGTTTGTGGAAAATTTCCCACTATCTCATGTTTCTCTGTGTTTTATCCTATCATACGGCGGCAAAAACCGGTATTCGCCTCAAAGGTAAAATAGAGGCTTTAAAACCTAAAAGGCCTGCTCTGCAGTAACAGAGCAAGCCTTCTTTTCGTTCCATTATGGTATTTGATGTAATGAAGCAACTGAAGCTTGGGAAAACTCATTCTTATACCTTCGCATCTGCTAGCATATTGGCATAAATGCCGTTTCCATTCATCAACTGTTGCTGTGTTCCCGATTCCACCAGTTTCCCCATCTCCATGACTAAAACCAAATCGGCTTTTCGAACTGTATTCAATCTGTGAGCGATGACGAAACTAGTACGCCCCGCCATGAGACGCTCCAATGCTTCTTGTATCTTTAATTCCGTAACAGTATCGATGCTGCTTGTTGCTTCATCCAGAAGAAGGATAACTGGGTCTGCAATCAGCGCACGGGCAATCGATAGCAATTGCTTCTGGCCCTGGCTGATCATTGAACCGTCTCCTGTCAGAATCGTATCGTAGCCATTCGGCAGCTTTTCGATAAAGTCATGGGCGTTGGCTCCTTTTGCTGCTTTCACTACTTCTTCATCCGTCGCATCCAATTTGCCGTAGCGGATATTGTCGCTGACTGTTGCTTCGAACAGGAAAGGATCCTGCAGCACGAAAGCGATTTGTTTGCGCAAGGTTTCCCGTGGCATGGCAGCAATCGGTGTGCCGTCGAGACGAATCTCTCCTTCGTCGGCATCATAGAAACGTGCCAATAATTGCATGATGGTCGTCTTACCTGCCTCGGTTGCCCCAACAAGTGCTGTGGTTTGGCCTATTCCAACAGAAAAGCTGACGTCGCGAATGGTCCAATCTTCTTCTGCTCCTTCGTATTTAAAAGAAACTTTGTCGAAAACAACTTCGCCTTCCAATTGCTTATCCAAATTAAAGACTAGGTCGTCTTTTTCTTCTGTTTCATCCATAATCGAGAAAACACGCTCTGCCCCGGCGATGGCAGACAATACGGTATTAAACTGATTGGCCAAGTCGTTTAACGGACGCGTAAACTGTCGGGAGTACTCGGTGAAAATGACGATGACCCCAATCGATACGGAACCGTTTAATGCCAAAATCCCGCCAACACCGGCGACAATGGCAAAGCTTCCGTTATTGAGGAAGTTCATCACTTTCGGAATAAAACCAGCATAGGTCCATGCCCAAAATCCTGCACGGCGAAGCCTCTCGCTTTTTTCACGGAATTCTTCCATAACACGAGGTTCCTGTGAAAATGCTTTGACGATTTTCTGACCGGAAATCGTTTCTTCGATCATGCCATTCAGTTCGCCAATCGCTTTTTGCTGTTCTTTATAGAGCCGCCCTGTGCGCTTGGTGATCCACTGTATCGAAATGTACATGAGCGGAATGATGATCAAGGTTAATAAGGTCAATAACGGACTCAGTGTCAGCATGACAATGGCCGTGCCGGTCAATGTCAAAATACTGGAAAATACTTGAATGAAGGATGTATTCAATGTGGCAGAAACGTTTTCAATATCATTGGTCATCCGACTCATTAATTCCCCGTGCTGCCGCTTATCAAAAAAGCTTACCGGCAAGCGCTGAAGATGTGAAAAAAGCCGCGTCCGCAAACGAAAAATCACCTGCTGAGCAATTCCAACCATCCAAAAATTCTGTAAATACAAGGAGACAGAATGACCAATGTATACCACAATCAGCCATAAAACCACCTCTCCCATCCCGTTGAAGCTCTGTGGCACAATGTATTCATCAATAATAAAGCCAATCAAATAAGGCCCGAGCAACGCTAAAGCCGAACTGACAAAAACAAGCGCCAATACCACAATCAGCAGCAAGCGCTGTTCGTCCACCAGCTTCCAGACTTTCAGAAGAGTTGACTTCCAGTTTTCAGCACGCTCAGATTTTTTTTCTTTCTTTTTATTCAAATCTTCCTTCGTTAGAATCGGTTCATGGCCGAAAGGGCGGCGAATGGCTCTAAACATATTCATCAACCTCCTCTTCCTGTTGAGACATGGCAATCTGACGATATAGTTCCGAACTCTTCATGAGCTGCTCGTGGGTTCCATAAGCCGAAATGCTGCCATCTTCCAGTAGCAAGATGCGGTTGGCTCTCATCGCCGTACGGATTTTCTGTGTGACTACGAGCATCGTCGCATTTTCCCGGTCCAGCTTTTCCCATAATGCGGCTTCGGTTTTGACATCCAGTGCACTTGTGCTGTCATCCAAAATCAAAATGGATGGTTTTCGCACCAATGCACGCGCAATTGATAGACGCTGTTTTTGGCCACCGGATAAATTGACGCCTTTTTGTCCAACACGTGTAAAATAACCTTTCGGGAAACGTTCAACGGTTTCATGGATTTGTGCTTTGACAGCCGCGTCAGCCAGTTCTTCTTGTACCACTTCATCTTTGCCCCAGGACAAATTATTGGAAATCGTCCCAGTAAACAGAAGCGATTGCTGCGGCACTATGCCAATCGTTTTGCGCAGCGCACGCAGCGACCAGTCTCTGACGTCCCTGCCATGAACGGAGACTGTTCCCTCGGTCACGTCATAAAAACGTGGAAGCAGCTGTAGTAAGGAAGATTTCCCGGACCCCGTCGCTCCCATGATTGCCAGCTTTTCATTGGCTTTCAAATGGAAGGAAACATTCTCTAGAACAGGCTGTAAGGTTTCGGGATACGTGAACGATACATTATCAAACCGTACTTCTCCCCGGCGGACAGCCTTTATCTCTCCGACTTCGTCTTTTTCATGGACATCTTCTGCCAGCAGCACTTCTTCAATGCGCTCGGAAGAAGCTTTTGCACGGGCGAAAATCATGATGATAAAAGAGAACATTGTGAAAGCGCCTGTCATACGCATCGCATAGTTGACAACAGCGACCAATTCACCAATTTGAGCTCCCCCACTGCGGATTTCAAATGCACCAAACCATAAAACGGCCAATAAGGACAGATTCATCCCGAACAATAAAATTGGTAATATAATTTCCATGATCCTGAATGCTTTTACCGTATCGACTTTTAACGCACCTGCTACTTCAGAAAAGCGATTGGCTTCATATTTCCCACGCAGATAAGCTTTAATCAGACGCACTGCCTGCAGATTCTCTTGGACGATGCGGTTGACGCGATCCAACCGCTTTTGGACAAAGCCAAAATAACTAACACCTTTTTTGACCATGACATACAAAAAAATCAGCAAAAACGGAAAAACAATCACTAAATAGAATGCTAGTTTCGGATTAACGACAAATGCCATGATCATGCTCCCTACCACTAGCAAAGGGGCACGCAGCATGATTCGCAGCCCCATGTAGAGGACTTGCTGAACCATCGTGACATCACTGGTCAAGCGTGTGATCAAACCAGAAGCCGGGAATTTATTGAACATTGCCAGCGAGAATGATTGAATGCGTCCATAGACCGCCTGCCGAAGATCAAACGAGAAGTTTTGCGATGCATGTGCAGCAAAATACGAATTGACAATTCCTGAAACAAAAGCAATGACGGATAAAGCCATTAGCACAATCCCTAGTTGAATGATAACTTCTTGATCTTTTGCGACGATCCCTTTGTCAATAATGCTCGCGATGATAAGCGGCTGCATCAATTCGACGATCAATTCCAGAAGCATTAAAATCAATGCGATGACGATGTAAAATTTATATGGTTTGGCGTACGAAAATACTGTTTTCATGGAAATGCCTCCTAAACGTTTCGAACCTCGAATCTTTGTATAGAATAGTATGCCATAATTTTCAGATATCGAATAGGAATTTCTAGTTTAAACCAGAAAAACGATGCCTCTTTAGGAGACATCGTTTTTATTGGATTGATATGGTTTGGAATATCAGATTCTACTTTCATTAGTCGCTTCGGCCGCTTTGGGCATAGCTCCCACAAGAAGCCAGGCAAAGTACGCCTGTCTGCTTGCTTCGCTTAGCCCGTGGACGCGCCTGCGCTAAGCTACTGGATGAACAAAGCGATTCGATTATTTTCCTTAGCTCAATGAATAAAAAATATAGACTTGCCTCTGCCTAATCCGTCCGCAGCTTTTTCTTTTTCGGATTGCCGGCCAGCGATAGCCATGTGACAAACACCAGCATGCCCAGCGCGCCGACCAACTGAACAGCCGAGAGCACCTGCCCGAACCAGAACATGGAAATGACCATCGCTGTCAAAGGTTCTAAGGACGAAAGAATGCTGGTTTCAACGGCAGTGATGTAGCGCATGCTGCTGAGGAACAGCACAAAAGCGGCTGTTCCAATGACGATGATTGCAAGAATTGCTCCAATAACCGGCAGTTCGGTTAAAATTGGCCACTCGCCTGATAAGAAAACCGGATTTACCAGTCCCAGAAAAATTCCGCCAAAAAGCATCGACCATCCGACAACGAGCAGGACTCCCCATTCCTTCATAAGGCGTGTCGGATACAGCGTATAAAAAGTAAAAGCCAGCCCCACCAATATCCCCCAGAAAAAGGCTTGTCCGCTGATAATCAGCTGATCGGGTCTACCATTGGTCAGCAATAGGAATAGTCCGGCCAGTGTTCCGGCCATGCCGATAACCTGATAGCTTGGCGGTACTTTTTTATGGGTGATGGAAACGAACAAAATAATGTAAACAGGAGCTAAAAACTGCATCAAGGTTGCTACCACAGCGTTGCTCGCTTCAATCGCTGCGACAAAGCTATACTGGACACCGAGCATTCCCAATATGGAGAAAATCAGCAGAGGGCGAATCCAGGTTTTATTGCGGAAGATGGCTGTGACGCTTACACCTTTCAGCTTCAGGAAAAGTAGCAATAAAAATCCCGCCACTATTAAACGGATCGTTAAAAGAAACGGGACGGAAATACCGTAAATTTCCATAGTCCATTCCTTCAAAGGACCGGTGGCTCCCCACAGCATGGCCCCAATCAATATCATGGAAATCCCTTTGAAACGTTCCATATCCGCACTCCTTTCCATAGAAAAACCAATCCCGAGAGATTGGCCTGCAATTATTTAAAATGACAGATTCAGCATCAAGCCCACATAAAAACTGATGATAAATCCGATGCTGAATAGGAATGAAAGCCAGGCATTCAATTGACGCGAAAAGCCTGCCAGCATCAAGGTCAATAATAATAAGCTCAGCCCCATCAGCAGCAAGCCATTCAGCGTCCAATCCATCACAGCAGTAAGCGGGATGGATAAAGGCCCTGCCAATTCTTCAACCAACCACCCACCGCCTTCGATCCGCAGCGTATCATTGACATCATGAGGCGGTGCCTGCTTACTCATAAACGCCGTGAAGACAAAGACGATAAGCAGCAGGATGCTCTCTATTTTTAACCAAGCTTGCTGAAAAACCTTTTTCTTATTAAGAAAACCATTGATCAAAGCTGCCAACAGCACCGGAATGATGCTGACGTGCTTCAGCAGCAGCAGTTGTCCATAAGGTAAAGCCCAGGAATTTGCATAATCAGTTGGCGCAACGAAAAAGAACATGATGACTATTCCGCTGCCGATAACCGCTGCTACACAGAACAAGGCAAACGGTGTGAACCATGACAGAAACCGACGCCAATTTGTTCCGTCTTTCGCAAACCATGCCACGTGAAGCAAGACACCCGCCCACATCGACATAAAAAGAAAATGAATCGAATGAAGAGCGAATCCGGCCCACAGATCAAGCGTCGAGATATGGCTGTAGAAACCAACAGTCAGTATTAGCAGAAACAAATAAAGCGCTTGAATATACCGGCTGCCGTCCAAATAAATGGTTACAACCAGGATAGTGCTAAGCAACGATGTAATCAGCCATCCTTGCCCTACGCGAAATCCGGTAATGGCATTCAGATAAGATTCACTCCAGCCTTGGCTGCTTTGGAAAAACACAGCTAATTCATAAACCGGGCTAAACGATAACAAAATGATTCCCAATGTGCTGAGCACTAGCAGAAACTTGGATGTGGACAGCTGTGGTTTTTGGTCTTCTGGCACAAACTGCAGCACAATGGAGCCTGCTAAATATGAAAAAGCAAGATACAGCAAGATATCTGCAAATGCAGTGGAAAATATCATTTTTTCTTCATCAGCAATTTATAGATTCCGAAGATCACTGCAATAGCAACGAGTACAAGTAGAATCGTTACAATCGGATTGCTGTCGTTTTCAGTTTGGACTTCTGCTGCTTCGGCTTCCTCTGAAACCGCAACCGTTTCTTCTTCTAGCTCTTCAGCTTCTTTGGTCCCAGCCAGAGCTGCCACCACTTCTTCGGCTTCAATAGAGACACCAAATGCAATTTCCCCTTCAATCGGATGTCCGTCTTCTCCGATGATGGTCCAGAGAATACGATAACTCCCATTGTCCAATGTTTCGCTGAAATCGCCAACCATCGAATCTGCCATTATAGTAATGCTGTCGAATTCGAAAGATTCGCTTTCTCCTTCGATGGTCATTGTACTGCCTTCTTCAATTTTCGTTCCGAAAATCAATTCCACTTGTTCCAAAGCCTCTGTTACATTTTCACCTTCTGCTGGGGTTGATGTCAGTAATGTTGTGTGCGCTTGAACTGAAAAAGGTGATATTAATATCAGGAATAATATTACAAAAAATTTTTTTAGCATTTTCTTACCTCTATTTTCATATGATTTATGCCTATTCTCTCACGATTGTCAATGAAAGGATAGTGGAAAATCCGTGAATTTCCTATAGAGATTATTTTGAAAAGGATGACGATAGACCGTTTCTTCTCTATAATGAAAGTACACTACGGTTAAGGAGCGTCAAAGAATGAGTGAATTGCAAGGAAAATTAGCTGACACCCTCGTTTTTAACCATATTCCTTTCCCCATCATCATTATAGATCAAAACGGCTTGATTGCCTGGTGTAACCAGCATGCCGAGCGCGTTTTTCAAATAGAATCCGAAGCAGTCAAAGGCCAGTTTTCTCCTTATATGAATCCTGAAAAAGCAGCATTAAGCAAGCATTCATGGGATAAATTACTGCACACTGAGGAACCGGTAAAATTTGAAGATGTGGAAATAGAATTGGGCGATGGAATAAAGGCATATACATCAGTTGTAACCAAATCCTATACTTCCAACAACGAACAGTTCGTCATGACCATTTACGAACTGGATGAAGCAGATGAAGAAGGCTCTGCCCCTAAAGAATTAAATCATTTGCGAAATGGTTTGGATGACTCATTCATGCTGCTTTATTTTGATGAGGAATTTTTGATCACCTATGCCAATCCATTGTTTTTAAAGCTGAGCAAATGGACGCCGAAACGAATTTTAGGCAAGCCTGTCTGGCATATGTTTGGAGACGGTGAATCGGATGTTCAATTTGTCGATTCTATCCTAACTACATTAAGACAAGGCAATGTCTGGAACGGTGAAGCGAAAAAAACGAAAAAAGACGGTGAAATTTATTGGGTAGATTTAACAGCTATCCCTATGCAGCTTTCCAGCGATGACACGTACTATATTTTCCTGGAAAAAGACATAACAGCCAACAAGAAAGCCCAGCAGCATCTCGAAGAAATTGCTTTTATCGACCCTGTTACAGGTTTGGAGAACCGCCATCGTCTTGAACAGGTGGTCAATGAATACATAGAGGAAGGACGCCACTTCTCCTTTATTTTCCTAGACATTGACCGTTTTTATACTTTGCGTGACTTATCGGATACAGACACTGAAAACGAATTGCTCACCGAGTTCACTAAGCGTCTGCGGATGTACTTTTCAGACTCCATCATTACACGCGCGGGCCTGCACGAATTTGCTTTGATTACACCATTGAGCAATTGGTTTATTGAAGGCTTTCTCCATTACCTTAAGCAGCACCCAATCTATCTGCAGGGTACGGCGGTTCCGATGACGGTCAGTGGCGCCATCACGAAATACCCCGAAGACCAGCAAAGCTTCATGCATTTGATTAAAGCTTCCTATGCGACGATAAAAAAAGTGAAAGATCGTGGAGGCAGTGCCATTTCTGCACTGACATCGGATGATCATGAACGATTGAACCGCAAAGCCCTTATCGAAAAACGCCTTATCTATGCATTAGATCGTAGAAATTTGCAGCTCCTGTACCAACCGCAGGTAAATTTGAACAACGGCAAAGTCGAACGCGTAGAAGCTTTGGTTCGTTGGACCGATTCAGAAATCGGCGTGGTCACACCTGACGAACTGATTCCGATTGCAGAAGAAAATGGGTTGATCAACGAAATCGGCAGCTTCGTCATCGAAACAGTCTGTCGGCAATTGAGTGACTGGCAATCAAAAGACATCGACCTACAGATCAGTATCAACTCATCTATCCGTGAGTTCCGAGACAAAGATATGACGAAAATGCTGCTCGAGCAATTAAAAATCAATAATTGTAAGGCCAGTTCATTAATGATTGAAATCACTGAGAAATTCGCTCTTGAAGCCGAGGCCGAACGTTCGATCATGACTCAGATGAAAATGCTTCACCAGGAAGGCATAAGCTTTGCACTGGATGACTTTGGAACTGGCTATGCCTCGTTCCGCTATATGCTTATGCTACCAATATCTTCATTAAAGATAGATCAAATGATTATTCAATCCATCACCAAGCAAGAAAAAATACAAAGATTAATCAACGGCATGATTCAATTTGGTAAATCCCTTGATTTCCAAGTAACGGCTGAAGGCGTTGAGACCAATGAGCAATTTGAACTTTTGCGCGCTATGGGCTGCGACAGCCTACAAGGCTATATCATCGGACACCCGATGAGCGCCACAGATCTAGAAAAATGGCTGGGGTAAAAAGAAAAGCGTAAGCGCTCGAAAGAAGAACCGCGAAGACTGAACAGAACATAGAGACCATACTTTCAAAGACATAAAAAAATGGGTCTGATACACAAGAATCACTCTTGTGTCAGGCCCATTTTTCTCTGTATTCTTTTTGCCTGCCGCTTAAAGAATAGCTGCATCAGTACTTCTGCAAAGACCAACCCCATCGCAACAGCCCCCGAGATCATTAGTGCTTCGGAAGCAAAAGCAATGGCTTCCAGATAATTGTTTTCAACAATGTTTCGCATAGCATTGTAAGCCTTGCTTCCCGGAACCAATGGAATAATTCCGGCGATGCTGAAAATAATCATCGGCATACGAAATTTCTTAGCCAGCAAGTGAGCCACGATGGAGACAGCAAATGCGCCAGCGAAAGATGCTTGCACTGAATCATCGAAGGCAAGAAAGAATGTACGGTAGATGAGCCAGCCGCTCATTCCGACGAGGCCACAGCTGACTAAAGTTCTGCGCGGCGTATTGAAGATGACGCCGAATGCGCCAGCAGCCAAAAAGCTGAGAAATGCTTCCAGTGG
This window harbors:
- a CDS encoding ABC transporter ATP-binding protein; translated protein: MKTVFSYAKPYKFYIVIALILMLLELIVELMQPLIIASIIDKGIVAKDQEVIIQLGIVLMALSVIAFVSGIVNSYFAAHASQNFSFDLRQAVYGRIQSFSLAMFNKFPASGLITRLTSDVTMVQQVLYMGLRIMLRAPLLVVGSMIMAFVVNPKLAFYLVIVFPFLLIFLYVMVKKGVSYFGFVQKRLDRVNRIVQENLQAVRLIKAYLRGKYEANRFSEVAGALKVDTVKAFRIMEIILPILLFGMNLSLLAVLWFGAFEIRSGGAQIGELVAVVNYAMRMTGAFTMFSFIIMIFARAKASSERIEEVLLAEDVHEKDEVGEIKAVRRGEVRFDNVSFTYPETLQPVLENVSFHLKANEKLAIMGATGSGKSSLLQLLPRFYDVTEGTVSVHGRDVRDWSLRALRKTIGIVPQQSLLFTGTISNNLSWGKDEVVQEELADAAVKAQIHETVERFPKGYFTRVGQKGVNLSGGQKQRLSIARALVRKPSILILDDSTSALDVKTEAALWEKLDRENATMLVVTQKIRTAMRANRILLLEDGSISAYGTHEQLMKSSELYRQIAMSQQEEEVDEYV
- a CDS encoding copper resistance CopC family protein, giving the protein MLKKFFVILFLILISPFSVQAHTTLLTSTPAEGENVTEALEQVELIFGTKIEEGSTMTIEGESESFEFDSITIMADSMVGDFSETLDNGSYRILWTIIGEDGHPIEGEIAFGVSIEAEEVVAALAGTKEAEELEEETVAVSEEAEAAEVQTENDSNPIVTILLVLVAIAVIFGIYKLLMKKK
- a CDS encoding bifunctional diguanylate cyclase/phosphodiesterase, whose amino-acid sequence is MSELQGKLADTLVFNHIPFPIIIIDQNGLIAWCNQHAERVFQIESEAVKGQFSPYMNPEKAALSKHSWDKLLHTEEPVKFEDVEIELGDGIKAYTSVVTKSYTSNNEQFVMTIYELDEADEEGSAPKELNHLRNGLDDSFMLLYFDEEFLITYANPLFLKLSKWTPKRILGKPVWHMFGDGESDVQFVDSILTTLRQGNVWNGEAKKTKKDGEIYWVDLTAIPMQLSSDDTYYIFLEKDITANKKAQQHLEEIAFIDPVTGLENRHRLEQVVNEYIEEGRHFSFIFLDIDRFYTLRDLSDTDTENELLTEFTKRLRMYFSDSIITRAGLHEFALITPLSNWFIEGFLHYLKQHPIYLQGTAVPMTVSGAITKYPEDQQSFMHLIKASYATIKKVKDRGGSAISALTSDDHERLNRKALIEKRLIYALDRRNLQLLYQPQVNLNNGKVERVEALVRWTDSEIGVVTPDELIPIAEENGLINEIGSFVIETVCRQLSDWQSKDIDLQISINSSIREFRDKDMTKMLLEQLKINNCKASSLMIEITEKFALEAEAERSIMTQMKMLHQEGISFALDDFGTGYASFRYMLMLPISSLKIDQMIIQSITKQEKIQRLINGMIQFGKSLDFQVTAEGVETNEQFELLRAMGCDSLQGYIIGHPMSATDLEKWLG
- a CDS encoding DMT family transporter, which encodes MERFKGISMILIGAMLWGATGPLKEWTMEIYGISVPFLLTIRLIVAGFLLLLFLKLKGVSVTAIFRNKTWIRPLLIFSILGMLGVQYSFVAAIEASNAVVATLMQFLAPVYIILFVSITHKKVPPSYQVIGMAGTLAGLFLLLTNGRPDQLIISGQAFFWGILVGLAFTFYTLYPTRLMKEWGVLLVVGWSMLFGGIFLGLVNPVFLSGEWPILTELPVIGAILAIIVIGTAAFVLFLSSMRYITAVETSILSSLEPLTAMVISMFWFGQVLSAVQLVGALGMLVFVTWLSLAGNPKKKKLRTD
- a CDS encoding threonine/serine exporter family protein; this translates as MNWPLEAFLSFLAAGAFGVIFNTPRRTLVSCGLVGMSGWLIYRTFFLAFDDSVQASFAGAFAVSIVAHLLAKKFRMPMIIFSIAGIIPLVPGSKAYNAMRNIVENNYLEAIAFASEALMISGAVAMGLVFAEVLMQLFFKRQAKRIQRKMGLTQE
- a CDS encoding copper resistance D family protein, with product MIFSTAFADILLYLAFSYLAGSIVLQFVPEDQKPQLSTSKFLLVLSTLGIILLSFSPVYELAVFFQSSQGWSESYLNAITGFRVGQGWLITSLLSTILVVTIYLDGSRYIQALYLFLLILTVGFYSHISTLDLWAGFALHSIHFLFMSMWAGVLLHVAWFAKDGTNWRRFLSWFTPFALFCVAAVIGSGIVIMFFFVAPTDYANSWALPYGQLLLLKHVSIIPVLLAALINGFLNKKKVFQQAWLKIESILLLIVFVFTAFMSKQAPPHDVNDTLRIEGGGWLVEELAGPLSIPLTAVMDWTLNGLLLMGLSLLLLTLMLAGFSRQLNAWLSFLFSIGFIISFYVGLMLNLSF